In Mycobacterium gallinarum, a single window of DNA contains:
- a CDS encoding nitroreductase family deazaflavin-dependent oxidoreductase: MGIPEVPPNPPSAVVRAGARLTATGPGQTFLRRYGWRIDRALIKATKGHLSISMVRPEVLLTHTGAKSGQQRSTPLTYFTDGGRVIVVASNYGGVRHPAWYHNVKANPRVTLTSRGYQGTFVGEEMLGAERDRLFGLATQFMPNYAGYQKTTQGRRIPVVAFTEVE; this comes from the coding sequence GTGGGAATTCCTGAGGTTCCGCCCAACCCGCCGTCAGCCGTGGTCAGGGCCGGCGCGCGGCTCACGGCGACAGGTCCTGGGCAGACGTTCCTGCGCCGGTACGGCTGGCGCATCGACCGCGCGCTGATCAAGGCGACCAAGGGCCATCTGTCGATCTCGATGGTCCGACCGGAGGTGCTGCTCACGCACACCGGCGCGAAGTCCGGTCAGCAGCGCAGTACACCGCTGACGTATTTCACCGACGGCGGCCGCGTCATCGTCGTCGCCTCCAACTACGGGGGCGTTCGGCATCCCGCCTGGTACCACAACGTCAAGGCCAATCCCCGCGTCACGCTCACCTCCCGCGGCTACCAGGGCACCTTCGTGGGCGAGGAAATGCTGGGCGCGGAACGCGACCGGCTGTTCGGGCTGGCCACGCAGTTCATGCCGAACTACGCGGGATACCAGAAGACGACGCAGGGTCGCCGCATCCCGGTGGTGGCGTTCACCGAGGTCGAGTGA
- a CDS encoding glycosyltransferase family 4 protein, with translation MRVAIVAESFLPNVNGVTNSVLRVLEHLRCAGHEALVIAPDTPRGEPAADKIYEGVRVHRVPSRMFPKITSLPLGVPRPRMVSVLRGFDPHVVHLASPALLGWGGMLAARHLGVPTVAVFQTDVAGFAESYGMGFASRAAWAWTRMVHTRADRTLAPSAAAMENLTAHRIPRVHKWARGVDITGFAPSARDENLRSLWSPQDKPIVGFVGRLAPEKHVERLAALSERDDLQLVVVGDGVDRAKLETMLPSAVFTGALYGGELAAAYASMDVFVHPGEHETFCQAVQEAMASGLPAIAPNAGGPRDLVMPYRTGLLLSVDEFEAKLPAAVDHLIAERQRYSVAARRSVLTRTWPAICDELLGHYDEVIGLRRLKAA, from the coding sequence GTGCGCGTTGCAATCGTCGCAGAGTCGTTCCTCCCGAATGTCAACGGCGTCACCAACTCGGTGCTTCGGGTGCTCGAGCATCTCCGCTGCGCCGGTCATGAGGCCCTCGTCATCGCACCGGACACCCCGCGGGGTGAGCCGGCGGCCGACAAGATCTACGAAGGTGTCCGGGTGCACCGGGTGCCGTCGCGGATGTTCCCGAAAATCACGTCGCTTCCGCTCGGCGTGCCGCGTCCCCGCATGGTGAGTGTGTTGCGCGGGTTCGACCCCCACGTCGTGCACCTGGCCTCGCCAGCCCTGCTCGGTTGGGGCGGCATGCTCGCCGCGCGTCACCTCGGAGTGCCGACAGTGGCCGTATTCCAAACGGATGTCGCAGGTTTCGCAGAGAGCTATGGCATGGGCTTCGCATCCAGGGCGGCCTGGGCGTGGACGCGGATGGTCCACACCCGCGCCGACCGCACGCTGGCGCCGTCGGCCGCCGCGATGGAAAACCTGACGGCGCATCGCATCCCACGGGTGCACAAGTGGGCGCGCGGTGTCGACATCACCGGGTTTGCACCTTCGGCGCGCGACGAGAACCTGCGCAGCCTGTGGTCCCCACAGGATAAGCCGATCGTCGGATTCGTCGGCCGGCTGGCGCCTGAGAAACACGTCGAGCGGCTCGCGGCGCTGTCGGAGCGCGACGACCTTCAGCTGGTCGTCGTCGGTGACGGCGTCGACCGTGCGAAACTCGAAACCATGCTGCCGTCAGCCGTTTTCACCGGAGCGCTGTACGGCGGAGAGCTGGCCGCCGCGTACGCAAGCATGGATGTCTTCGTCCACCCCGGCGAGCACGAGACGTTCTGTCAGGCGGTGCAGGAGGCGATGGCCTCTGGGCTGCCGGCGATCGCACCGAACGCCGGTGGTCCGCGTGATCTCGTCATGCCTTACCGCACCGGACTGCTGCTTTCGGTCGACGAGTTCGAAGCCAAACTGCCAGCGGCCGTCGACCATCTGATCGCCGAACGGCAGCGCTACTCGGTTGCGGCGCGTCGCAGCGTGCTGACCCGGACGTGGCCCGCGATCTGCGACGAGCTGCTCGGACATTACGACGAGGTCATCGGCCTGCGCCGCCTCAAAGCCGCCTAG
- a CDS encoding demethylmenaquinone methyltransferase, protein MNRATLDKDPHEVASMFDGVARRYDLTNTVLSLGQDRFWRRATREALRIGPGDKVLDLAAGTAVSTVELETSGAWCVAADFSVGMLAAGSARKVPKVAADGTKLPFGDAVFDAVTISFGLRNIVDHGAALRELARVTRPGGRLVVCEFSTPTNRLFATAYKEYLMQALPRMASAVSSNPDAYVYLAESIRAWPDQPDLARHIADAGWSAVRWRNLSGGIVALHAATKPSH, encoded by the coding sequence GTGAACCGCGCGACGCTGGACAAGGATCCCCACGAGGTCGCATCGATGTTCGACGGGGTGGCGCGCCGCTACGACCTCACGAACACGGTGTTGTCTCTGGGGCAGGACCGCTTCTGGCGGCGGGCGACGCGCGAGGCGCTGCGTATCGGCCCCGGCGACAAGGTGCTCGATCTGGCCGCCGGCACTGCCGTCTCGACCGTGGAGCTCGAGACCTCGGGGGCGTGGTGCGTAGCCGCGGACTTCTCCGTCGGCATGCTCGCCGCGGGCAGTGCGCGCAAGGTGCCCAAGGTCGCGGCCGACGGCACCAAGCTGCCGTTCGGCGACGCCGTGTTCGACGCGGTGACCATCAGCTTCGGGCTGCGCAACATCGTCGACCACGGAGCGGCGCTCCGCGAGCTGGCCCGGGTGACCCGGCCCGGCGGGCGGCTGGTTGTGTGCGAGTTCTCGACGCCGACGAACAGGCTGTTCGCGACGGCCTACAAGGAGTATCTGATGCAGGCGCTGCCGCGGATGGCGAGCGCGGTGTCGTCGAATCCCGACGCCTACGTCTACCTCGCCGAGTCGATCCGCGCGTGGCCCGACCAGCCCGACCTCGCGCGACACATCGCCGACGCGGGCTGGTCGGCGGTGCGGTGGCGCAACCTCAGCGGCGGCATCGTCGCGCTGCACGCTGCGACCAAACCGTCACACTGA
- a CDS encoding GAF domain-containing protein, whose product MPEVYRAPMRSRRDDIDPRSTVDRALAIGVVGFGDAGGGERLDRRVARFTDVADGSFVWTRDADGLYWLGRIEGPMFYDDAGAAVDLVHVRPCRWVDEPVLEPEVPAAVLATFARGGRNFQQTHDPNVSEQTAAIWRRRRPAR is encoded by the coding sequence ATGCCCGAGGTCTACCGCGCACCGATGCGGTCCCGCCGCGACGACATCGATCCTCGATCGACGGTCGATCGCGCGCTTGCGATCGGAGTCGTTGGCTTCGGTGACGCGGGCGGCGGCGAGCGTCTCGATCGCCGCGTCGCGCGGTTCACCGACGTGGCCGACGGATCGTTCGTGTGGACTCGCGACGCCGACGGTCTCTACTGGCTCGGCCGTATCGAGGGACCGATGTTCTACGACGATGCCGGCGCCGCCGTCGATCTCGTTCACGTCCGGCCGTGCCGGTGGGTCGACGAGCCGGTTCTCGAACCGGAGGTTCCCGCCGCGGTGCTGGCGACGTTCGCGCGAGGAGGTCGCAACTTTCAGCAGACGCACGACCCGAATGTCAGCGAGCAGACGGCGGCGATTTGGCGCAGGCGCCGTCCGGCGCGCTGA
- a CDS encoding alpha/beta fold hydrolase, whose translation MDLAYDDRGKGDPVLFIAGRGGAGRTWHLHQVPEFQRAGYRCITFDNRGIGATENEDNFGVEEMVADTAELIEKLDAGPARIVGVSMGSYIAQELMLARPELVSAAVLMATRGRHDRARSFFRDAERELYDAGIELPASYDAKIRLMESFSPATLNNDNFVRDWAEMFTMWPTKPSPGLRCQTDAAPTTDRLPAYQSITTPTLVIGFADDIVLPPHLGREVAKAIRTGYYLEIADTGHLGFLEKPQEVNAAALKFFADSL comes from the coding sequence GTGGATTTGGCGTACGACGACCGCGGTAAAGGCGATCCGGTGCTGTTCATCGCAGGTAGGGGCGGTGCGGGTCGCACCTGGCACCTACATCAGGTGCCGGAGTTCCAACGCGCGGGCTACCGCTGCATCACCTTCGACAACCGGGGTATCGGTGCCACCGAGAACGAAGACAACTTCGGCGTCGAGGAGATGGTGGCCGACACTGCCGAGTTGATCGAGAAGCTCGACGCCGGACCTGCGCGCATCGTCGGCGTCTCGATGGGCTCCTACATCGCGCAGGAACTGATGCTGGCGCGTCCGGAGCTGGTCAGTGCCGCGGTGCTGATGGCCACCCGCGGCCGCCATGACCGGGCGCGCAGCTTCTTCCGCGACGCCGAACGTGAACTCTACGACGCCGGCATCGAGCTACCCGCGTCGTACGACGCGAAAATCCGTCTGATGGAGAGCTTTTCGCCGGCCACGCTGAACAACGACAACTTCGTCCGCGACTGGGCCGAGATGTTCACGATGTGGCCCACCAAGCCGTCGCCTGGACTGCGCTGTCAGACCGACGCCGCGCCCACGACCGATCGGCTGCCCGCTTACCAAAGTATTACGACGCCCACGCTCGTCATCGGGTTCGCCGACGACATCGTGCTGCCGCCGCATCTGGGCCGTGAGGTCGCCAAAGCCATCCGTACCGGCTACTACCTGGAGATTGCCGACACCGGTCACCTCGGATTCCTCGAGAAGCCGCAGGAAGTCAACGCCGCAGCGCTGAAATTCTTCGCCGATAGTCTGTAG
- a CDS encoding SDR family oxidoreductase: MAEKVWFITGTSRGFGREWAIAALERGDKVAATARNTSTLDDLVETFGDALLPIQLDVTDRDADFAAVKEAHDHFGRLDVVVNNAGYGHFGFIEELTEQEARDQIETNVFGALWVTQAALPYLRAQRSGHIIQVSSIGGITAFQNVGIYHASKWALEGFSQSLAQEVAPFGIHVTLIEPGGFSTDWAGSSSKRSAPHPDYKEVHEEADRLRSQRVSEPGDPKASAAAVLKLVDAEKPPLRIFFGELPLRLAKADYESRLATWEEWQPVSIEAQG; the protein is encoded by the coding sequence ATGGCGGAAAAAGTTTGGTTCATCACCGGTACTTCGCGTGGCTTCGGGCGAGAGTGGGCAATCGCGGCACTCGAGCGCGGCGACAAGGTAGCAGCGACGGCGCGGAACACGTCGACGCTCGACGATCTGGTCGAGACGTTCGGCGACGCGCTGCTGCCGATCCAACTCGACGTGACCGACCGTGATGCGGACTTCGCCGCTGTGAAAGAGGCGCACGACCACTTCGGTCGGCTCGACGTCGTCGTGAACAACGCGGGCTACGGCCACTTCGGTTTCATCGAGGAGCTGACCGAACAGGAGGCGCGCGATCAGATCGAGACCAACGTGTTCGGTGCTCTGTGGGTGACCCAGGCGGCGCTCCCCTATCTGCGGGCGCAGCGCAGCGGACACATCATCCAAGTGTCGTCGATCGGCGGTATCACCGCGTTCCAGAACGTCGGCATCTATCACGCCTCGAAGTGGGCCCTGGAAGGGTTCTCGCAGTCGCTGGCGCAGGAGGTTGCGCCGTTCGGGATTCATGTGACGCTGATCGAACCCGGCGGGTTCTCGACCGATTGGGCGGGCTCGTCGTCGAAACGGTCCGCACCGCACCCTGACTACAAAGAGGTGCATGAAGAAGCGGACCGGCTACGCAGCCAGCGCGTCTCGGAGCCCGGTGACCCGAAGGCGTCGGCGGCCGCGGTACTCAAGCTCGTCGACGCCGAAAAGCCGCCGCTGCGAATCTTTTTCGGTGAGCTGCCGCTGCGGCTCGCCAAAGCCGACTACGAAAGCCGGCTGGCTACCTGGGAGGAATGGCAGCCGGTGTCGATCGAGGCCCAGGGCTAG
- the menD gene encoding 2-succinyl-5-enolpyruvyl-6-hydroxy-3-cyclohexene-1-carboxylic-acid synthase, whose product MNPSTTQARVVVDELIRGGVRDVVLCPGSRNAPLAFALHDADRAGRLRLHVRIDERTSGFLAIGLAVAERAPVCVAMTSGTAVANLGPAVVEANYARVPLIVLSANRPYELLGTGANQTFEQLGYFGTQVRETISLGLASEIAGAKPDELNSLNAQWRSATCRVLVAATGSRSANAGPVQFDIPLREPLVPGAQDDLGSGGTYCPQGRPDGKPWTFTPPVTFDQPLDIDLTPDTVVIAGHGAGVHPNLAALPTVAEPTAPPAANPLHPFALRLVRPKQVIMLGRPTLHRPVSTLLADPAVPVYALTTGPRWPDVSGNSAATGTRAVTTGEPDPAWLARCGEVNKHAVDAVRAQLEAHPLKTGLHVAAAVADAVRTGDQLVLGASNPVRDAALVGLNTQGLKVRSNRGVAGIDGTVSTAIGAALAHDGRTLALIGDLTFVHDSSGLLIGPTEPTPRNLTIVVSNDNGGGIFELLEQGDPRFSDVSSRIFGTPHDVDVGALCRAYHIDSRQIEVDGLVEALNEPFDGMRVLEVKADRSSLRALHASIKAAL is encoded by the coding sequence GTGAACCCCTCGACTACGCAGGCCCGCGTGGTCGTCGACGAACTGATCCGCGGCGGCGTGCGCGATGTCGTGCTGTGCCCCGGTTCGCGAAACGCCCCGTTGGCGTTCGCCCTGCACGACGCCGACCGCGCGGGCCGGCTGCGGCTACACGTGCGCATCGACGAACGCACCTCCGGCTTCCTGGCGATCGGCCTCGCCGTCGCTGAGCGCGCGCCGGTGTGCGTCGCGATGACGTCCGGTACGGCGGTGGCCAACCTCGGTCCGGCGGTGGTGGAGGCCAACTACGCGCGGGTGCCGCTCATCGTGCTGAGCGCCAACCGGCCCTACGAATTGCTCGGCACCGGAGCGAACCAGACGTTCGAGCAGTTGGGCTACTTCGGAACGCAGGTGCGCGAGACCATCAGCCTCGGCCTCGCCTCCGAAATCGCCGGGGCCAAGCCTGACGAATTGAATTCCCTCAACGCGCAGTGGCGGTCGGCAACGTGTCGAGTCCTGGTGGCCGCCACCGGATCTCGTTCGGCCAACGCGGGACCCGTGCAGTTCGACATTCCGCTGCGCGAACCGCTGGTGCCCGGCGCCCAGGACGACTTGGGCTCCGGCGGCACTTATTGCCCGCAAGGACGGCCCGACGGCAAGCCGTGGACGTTCACGCCGCCCGTCACCTTCGACCAGCCGCTCGACATCGACCTGACGCCCGACACGGTCGTCATCGCCGGCCACGGTGCCGGTGTACACCCGAACCTCGCCGCGCTGCCGACCGTCGCGGAGCCGACCGCGCCGCCGGCCGCCAACCCGCTGCATCCGTTCGCCCTGCGGCTGGTACGGCCGAAGCAGGTCATCATGCTGGGCCGTCCGACGCTGCACCGGCCGGTGTCGACGCTGCTGGCCGATCCGGCGGTCCCGGTCTACGCGCTGACGACGGGCCCGCGCTGGCCCGACGTTTCGGGGAACTCGGCAGCGACCGGCACGCGGGCCGTGACCACTGGCGAACCCGATCCCGCCTGGTTGGCGCGCTGCGGCGAGGTCAATAAGCACGCTGTGGACGCCGTTCGCGCCCAATTGGAGGCCCATCCGCTCAAGACGGGACTCCATGTCGCGGCCGCCGTCGCCGACGCGGTCCGCACCGGCGACCAACTGGTGCTGGGCGCATCGAACCCGGTTCGGGATGCCGCGCTCGTCGGCCTCAACACCCAGGGCTTGAAGGTGCGGTCAAACCGCGGAGTCGCCGGGATCGATGGCACGGTGTCGACGGCGATCGGCGCCGCGCTCGCCCATGACGGCAGGACCCTCGCACTGATCGGCGACCTGACATTCGTGCACGACAGCTCCGGGCTGCTGATCGGTCCGACCGAACCCACGCCCCGCAACCTCACCATCGTCGTGTCGAACGACAACGGCGGCGGCATCTTCGAACTGCTCGAGCAAGGCGATCCGCGGTTCTCCGACGTCTCGTCGCGGATCTTCGGTACCCCGCACGATGTGGACGTCGGCGCGTTGTGCCGGGCGTACCACATCGACAGCCGGCAGATCGAGGTCGACGGCCTGGTCGAGGCGCTCAACGAGCCGTTCGACGGGATGCGGGTGCTGGAGGTGAAGGCCGACCGGTCGTCGCTGCGAGCTCTGCACGCGTCGATCAAGGCTGCACTGTGA
- a CDS encoding DUF3592 domain-containing protein, with the protein MSRVIALWRKLVPRLSPDPTETRAQRVFRRIRIGIVLVACLVTLQSVLMVMGAWRNDRQIERHMGVAAAEVLSAGPRRSTIEFVTPDRVTYRPELGVLYPSELETGMRIYVEYDTNNPDLVRVRDRNASLAIIPAGSIAVVGWLIAVAALSGLAYLERRGDRRQVSVQEVA; encoded by the coding sequence GTGAGCCGAGTCATCGCGTTGTGGCGCAAGCTGGTTCCGCGACTGTCGCCCGACCCCACCGAGACGCGGGCGCAGCGTGTGTTCCGGCGGATCCGCATCGGAATCGTGCTCGTCGCGTGTCTGGTGACGCTGCAGTCGGTGCTCATGGTGATGGGCGCGTGGCGTAACGACCGGCAGATCGAGCGGCACATGGGCGTGGCCGCCGCCGAGGTGCTCAGCGCCGGACCGCGACGGTCGACCATCGAGTTCGTGACGCCCGACCGCGTGACCTATCGCCCCGAGCTGGGTGTCCTGTACCCGTCCGAACTGGAGACGGGTATGCGAATCTACGTCGAATACGACACGAACAACCCGGATTTGGTACGGGTTCGGGATCGCAACGCCTCACTGGCGATCATCCCGGCCGGTTCCATCGCGGTGGTCGGCTGGCTCATCGCGGTGGCGGCACTGTCGGGCCTGGCCTACCTGGAGCGCCGCGGCGACCGACGGCAGGTTTCGGTGCAGGAGGTCGCGTAG
- a CDS encoding DsbA family protein: protein MRIPRTASVAIAVVLILTGCTTQVTGTAERNPEPAPLVVSEDGYGIVAGFEDAPTRIEIFTEPQCSHCADLQADFGDQFAYYIGVGALKITYRPLTFLDSGGGGYSANVSNALFLAAEGDATGTQFQRFVEELYAHQQRTKGGPGPTDDEMADMAKAAGMPDTVANRIGDAGSAINTKDMDAANFEYLYGIDPLNTGTPTVYDPVNDEKIDIYDNNWLNTLMQT, encoded by the coding sequence ATGCGGATTCCCCGGACGGCATCGGTGGCCATCGCTGTGGTGCTGATCCTCACCGGTTGCACTACGCAGGTGACCGGCACCGCGGAGCGGAATCCCGAACCAGCCCCACTTGTGGTGAGCGAAGACGGCTACGGCATCGTCGCCGGATTCGAGGACGCGCCGACCCGGATCGAGATCTTCACCGAGCCGCAGTGTTCCCATTGCGCGGATCTGCAGGCCGATTTCGGCGATCAGTTCGCGTACTACATCGGCGTCGGCGCGCTGAAGATCACCTATCGACCCTTGACATTCCTGGACAGCGGGGGCGGCGGCTACTCGGCGAATGTGAGCAACGCGTTGTTCCTTGCCGCCGAGGGCGATGCAACGGGAACACAGTTCCAGCGCTTCGTCGAGGAACTGTATGCACACCAGCAACGGACCAAGGGGGGACCCGGCCCCACCGACGACGAGATGGCCGACATGGCGAAGGCCGCCGGAATGCCGGACACAGTAGCCAATCGCATCGGCGATGCGGGGTCAGCGATCAACACCAAGGACATGGACGCCGCCAACTTCGAGTACCTGTACGGGATCGACCCGCTGAACACCGGGACACCAACGGTTTACGACCCGGTGAACGACGAGAAGATCGATATCTACGACAACAACTGGCTGAACACACTGATGCAGACCTGA
- a CDS encoding DJ-1/PfpI family protein: MSQQIAIMVYPGFTALDFIGPYEVLRNLPDAEVRFVWHEPGPITADSGVLLIGATHSFDETPSPDIILVPGGMATFEHARDEKVLDWVRKAHETSTWTTSVCSGSVILAAAGILEDRRATSHWLCVPMLKPFGVEPVGDERIVRDGKIVTAAGVSAGIDLGLWLFGQICGDAKAKAVQLVIEYDPQPPYDSGHMSKASAATKAAATAALSVETVKGHQLTPTVQLLWGAAIDRVRSGRKKSISV, translated from the coding sequence ATGTCCCAGCAGATCGCAATCATGGTGTACCCCGGCTTCACCGCACTGGACTTCATCGGGCCCTACGAGGTGCTGCGTAACCTGCCCGATGCCGAGGTGCGGTTCGTGTGGCACGAGCCGGGACCCATCACCGCTGACTCGGGAGTGCTGCTCATCGGTGCGACGCACTCGTTCGACGAAACCCCCTCTCCGGACATCATTTTGGTGCCGGGCGGCATGGCGACCTTCGAGCACGCCCGCGACGAGAAGGTGCTCGACTGGGTGCGCAAGGCACACGAGACGTCCACCTGGACGACGTCGGTGTGCTCGGGCTCGGTGATCCTGGCCGCCGCGGGCATCCTCGAAGACCGCCGCGCCACGTCGCACTGGCTGTGCGTGCCGATGCTCAAGCCGTTCGGTGTCGAGCCTGTCGGCGACGAGCGGATCGTGCGCGACGGCAAGATCGTGACCGCGGCGGGGGTGTCGGCCGGCATCGACTTGGGGCTGTGGCTGTTCGGTCAGATCTGCGGCGACGCCAAGGCCAAGGCCGTGCAGTTGGTGATCGAGTACGACCCCCAGCCGCCCTACGACTCGGGTCACATGTCGAAGGCGTCGGCGGCGACCAAGGCGGCGGCCACCGCGGCGCTCAGCGTCGAGACCGTCAAGGGGCACCAGTTGACGCCGACGGTCCAGCTGCTGTGGGGCGCGGCCATTGACCGCGTGCGCAGCGGCCGCAAAAAGTCGATTTCGGTGTAG
- a CDS encoding alpha/beta hydrolase fold domain-containing protein, with protein MAYGRHADPDSTLATDPRSDPRMVKALAEFGLDGRLPPIELAVDAPLEERLAFATMSEEGMGAIFDVFAQSASAADGVTTTTTTISGDDGNDIALYISRPDGADRPIPGVVHLHGGGMAIGAAADIGYMMLREHLAATGVVVIGVEFRNSGGKLGPHPFPAGLNDCAAAVRWAAANRGELGMAQLIVSGESGGGNLTLTVAHKAKREGWLHEIAGFYAQCPYISNRWLEACEDLPSLTENDEYFVTCHQLALLGSLYDPADSHSDDATCWAAVATDDELAGLPPHVISVNELDPLRDEGLQYYRRLLQAGVPTVGRLVAGTCHGGDLLLPHVMPEVFHASIRDVSGFAKSLSG; from the coding sequence ATGGCCTATGGACGTCACGCTGATCCGGATTCGACACTCGCCACCGATCCCCGCTCCGACCCGCGAATGGTCAAGGCGCTCGCCGAGTTCGGGCTCGACGGTCGGCTGCCGCCGATCGAGCTGGCGGTCGACGCACCCCTCGAGGAGCGGCTGGCGTTCGCCACGATGAGCGAAGAGGGGATGGGCGCGATCTTCGACGTGTTCGCGCAATCGGCGTCTGCGGCCGACGGTGTGACCACCACGACGACCACCATCAGCGGTGACGACGGCAACGACATCGCGCTCTACATCAGCCGCCCCGACGGCGCCGACCGTCCGATCCCGGGCGTCGTGCACCTGCACGGTGGCGGCATGGCGATTGGCGCCGCAGCGGACATCGGATACATGATGCTGCGCGAACATCTGGCTGCCACAGGGGTTGTCGTGATCGGTGTGGAGTTCCGCAACTCCGGTGGCAAGCTCGGACCGCATCCGTTCCCCGCAGGTCTGAACGATTGTGCGGCCGCGGTCCGATGGGCCGCCGCGAACCGCGGCGAGCTCGGCATGGCACAGCTGATCGTGTCCGGCGAGTCCGGCGGCGGGAACCTCACACTCACCGTCGCGCACAAGGCGAAGCGCGAAGGGTGGCTGCACGAGATCGCCGGTTTCTACGCGCAGTGTCCCTACATCTCGAACCGCTGGCTCGAAGCGTGTGAGGATCTGCCGTCACTCACCGAGAACGACGAGTACTTCGTCACATGCCACCAATTGGCACTGCTCGGATCGCTCTATGACCCCGCCGATAGCCATAGCGACGACGCGACGTGCTGGGCCGCGGTGGCCACCGACGACGAATTGGCGGGCCTACCGCCGCATGTCATCTCGGTCAACGAGTTGGACCCGCTGCGCGACGAGGGGCTGCAGTACTACCGCCGGCTTCTGCAGGCGGGGGTGCCGACGGTGGGCCGGCTGGTCGCCGGCACATGCCACGGTGGTGACCTGTTGTTGCCGCACGTGATGCCGGAGGTGTTTCACGCCTCGATCCGCGACGTGAGTGGGTTCGCGAAGTCGCTGAGCGGCTAA
- a CDS encoding phytoene desaturase family protein: MSEYDAIVVGAGHNGLTAAAVLQQAGMRTLCVEANTYSGGMAATVELIEGFRYEIAGSVQFPMPPQIAKELGLDTLPTVDAEVQSVNLGDAGEEPLIFYRDPIKFMTHLADKHGMEAVAGMAGLIGWSQGPAKALGRFDVRTPPKTLDEMYACAANEAERTAIHDVMFGSAMDAIDRYLPDKEKHAVLRGMLAFLAINSTYRGPYTPGSATCLAWALAVPDDTTAMMTKLEGGIGALCDHLRELFLSSGGEIRYRTKVDRILVSDDRVTGVRLRDGSEISAPVVVSNLSPDYTLVDLVGADLLPADLVTRISGRDHRASFVQLHFALDGLPEFAPPYDFLNDPEMLGSVAIFNSPEEQQRQWDECRRGIVPDNPSMGMQIPSVHDPSMAPPGKHAASAFAYALPVENSRDTRKLKNEMAEKVIDKITRYAPNFRDIQIRLITFAPYHMDTMFAAPSGDFCHGLLHPDLMGPNRPGPKGFLDMPIPIDGLYLGGAGCHGGPGITFTPGYNAGYQVIEDFAGST; this comes from the coding sequence ATGAGCGAATATGACGCGATCGTCGTCGGTGCCGGACACAACGGGCTGACGGCTGCGGCCGTGTTACAGCAGGCAGGAATGCGCACGCTGTGTGTAGAGGCCAACACCTACAGCGGCGGGATGGCCGCGACCGTTGAGCTGATCGAGGGGTTTCGCTACGAGATCGCGGGCTCGGTGCAGTTCCCCATGCCGCCGCAGATCGCCAAGGAGCTGGGCCTGGACACCCTGCCAACCGTCGACGCCGAGGTGCAGTCGGTGAATCTCGGCGACGCCGGCGAGGAGCCGCTGATCTTCTACCGCGACCCCATCAAGTTCATGACCCATCTGGCCGACAAACACGGCATGGAGGCCGTCGCTGGGATGGCAGGACTGATCGGGTGGTCGCAGGGTCCGGCAAAGGCGCTGGGCCGCTTCGACGTTCGCACACCGCCGAAAACACTTGACGAGATGTACGCGTGTGCGGCCAACGAGGCCGAACGCACCGCGATCCACGACGTGATGTTCGGCTCCGCGATGGACGCCATCGACCGCTACCTTCCCGACAAGGAGAAGCACGCGGTGTTGCGCGGCATGCTGGCATTCCTGGCGATCAACTCGACCTACCGGGGGCCCTACACTCCGGGCAGCGCCACGTGTCTGGCGTGGGCGTTGGCGGTGCCCGATGACACGACCGCCATGATGACCAAGCTCGAAGGGGGCATCGGCGCGCTGTGCGACCATCTCCGTGAGTTGTTTCTGTCCTCCGGCGGTGAAATCCGTTATCGCACAAAGGTGGATCGCATCCTGGTGTCTGATGACCGCGTCACCGGGGTTCGCCTTCGCGACGGATCCGAGATCAGCGCGCCGGTGGTGGTGTCGAATCTGTCACCGGACTACACCCTCGTCGATCTGGTGGGCGCCGACCTGCTGCCCGCCGACCTGGTCACCCGCATCAGCGGCCGTGACCACCGCGCATCGTTTGTCCAACTGCACTTCGCCCTTGACGGCCTACCCGAATTCGCGCCGCCCTACGACTTCCTCAATGATCCCGAGATGCTCGGGTCGGTGGCGATCTTCAATTCGCCAGAAGAACAGCAGCGCCAGTGGGACGAATGCCGGCGCGGGATCGTGCCGGACAACCCGTCGATGGGCATGCAGATCCCGTCCGTGCACGACCCGAGCATGGCGCCACCGGGAAAGCATGCCGCCAGCGCCTTCGCCTACGCGCTACCCGTCGAGAACAGCCGGGACACGCGCAAACTCAAGAACGAGATGGCCGAGAAAGTCATCGACAAGATCACCCGGTATGCGCCCAATTTTCGCGATATCCAGATCCGCCTCATCACCTTCGCGCCGTATCACATGGACACCATGTTCGCCGCCCCGTCCGGCGACTTCTGCCACGGCCTGCTGCACCCAGATCTCATGGGGCCCAACCGGCCCGGGCCGAAAGGCTTCCTGGACATGCCGATTCCGATCGACGGGCTCTACCTCGGCGGGGCAGGCTGTCACGGTGGCCCGGGCATCACATTCACCCCTGGCTACAACGCCGGATACCAGGTCATCGAGGATTTCGCCGGCAGCACCTAG